A portion of the Cryptomeria japonica chromosome 5, Sugi_1.0, whole genome shotgun sequence genome contains these proteins:
- the LOC131075577 gene encoding uncharacterized protein LOC131075577, with translation MEGSDNSRASDYISKKKRVKSLCRGIKVLSPFRYLAKARDFYIKSIAECAGRANYRGLGVSMAGLPKSFSGSSVRNDDEFAELVRAASQSSKSSPVAQHKVIPKSSSTNRAPSVGRIDEDSPCYFGGSFRKIVAQPDLRFPRRRICRPARTSLGTK, from the coding sequence ATGGAAGGCAGCGATAATAGCAGAGCCAGCGACTACATTTCCAAAAAGAAGCGAGTTAAATCATTATGTAGGGGAATAAAGGTTTTGTCCCCTTTTCGATACCTTGCCAAAGCCAGAGATTTTTATATCAAAAGCATAGCTGAGTGTGCGGGGAGGGCTAATTATAGAGGTCTTGGTGTTTCTATGGCTGGCCTGCCAAAGAGCTTCAGCGGCTCCTCTGTTAGAAATGATGATGAATTTGCTGAGCTCGTTAGGGCCGCTTCACAGAGCAGTAAATCATCTCCTGTGGCACAACACAAGGTGATTCCGAAAAGCTCTAGCACTAATAGGGCACCTTCTGTGGGAAGGATTGACGAGGATAGCCCCTGCTATTTTGGTGGCTCTTTCAGAAAGATTGTTGCCCAGCCAGATCTTCGTTTCCCTCGTAGGCGAATCTGTCGTCCTGCGAGAACTTCCCTCGGTACAAAATAA
- the LOC131075576 gene encoding uncharacterized protein LOC131075576: protein MEGGNNSRASAGVSKKRGVKSLCREIKSFSPIPYLAKARDFYMRSISECAGRASSSGLGVSMVGLPKSFSNSSLRNDDEFAELVRAASQRSKSSPVAQQKAIPKRFSTNGVPSVGRIDEDSPCYFGGSFRKNASQPDLRYPRTRRCNPGRTSLGPK from the coding sequence ATGGAAGGCGGCAACAATAGCAGAGCCAGCGCTGGCGTTTCCAAAAAGCGGGGAGTTAAATCATTGTGTAGGGAAATAAAGTCTTTTTCCCCAATTCCATACCTTGCCAAAGCCAGAGACTTTTATATGAGAAGCATATCTGAGTGTGCAGGGAGGGCTAGTTCTAGCGGTCTTGGTGTTTCTATGGTTGGCCTGCCAAAGAGCTTCAGCAACTCCTCTCTTAGAAATGATGATGAATTTGCTGAGCTCGTTAGGGCCGCTTCGCAGAGGAGCAAATCATCTCCTGTGGCACAACAGAAGGCGATTCCAAAAAGATTTAGCACTAATGGGGTACCTTCTGTGGGAAGGATTGACGAGGACAGCCCCTGCTATTTTGGTGGGTCTTTCAGAAAGAATGCTTCGCAACCAGATCTTCGTTACCCTCGCACTCGAAGATGTAATCCTGGGAGAACTTCCCTCGGTCCAAAATAA